Below is a genomic region from Candidatus Methylomirabilota bacterium.
AGCCGCGGCGCGCGCCCCCGGATTCACCGGGTAGGGGGGTCGGCTCCCCGAGCTCCGCCGAATGCCTGGCCCCAGCGGTCCGCGAACGCCACCTCCCGGACCGGCCGGCGCGGGGGCCGTCCGAACTTCCCGACCGGTGAGCCCAGCGGGATCAGCGCGGCGGTCTCGACGTCCGCCGGGATGCCGAGCAGCGCCTTCACCTGCGGGTCGCGGAACTTGTGGATGGTCGTGAGGCACGAGCCGAGGCCGAGCGCGCGCGCGGCGAGCAGGATGTTCTGGACGGCCGGGTAGATCGACGCGCCGGTCGTCAGGGTCGGCTTGACCCCGTCGGCGCCGATGCAGGCCAGGATGAGCACGGGCGCCTCCCCGAGATGCTCGGACAGATGCCGCGCCGAGGCGAGCATCTTCCCGGCGGCGCTGTCGGGCGGCGCCGTGGCCGCGTCGCGGTAGTACGGCACCTTCATCAGCTCACCCCAGGCCTCGCGGTAGAGCTCGCCCAGCCGGGCCCGCAGCGCCGGGTCGCGGATCACGAGGAAGCCCCAGCCCTGGCGGTTGCCGCCGGTCGGCGCGCAGATCGCCGCCTCCAGGATCTGCCGGAGCACCGCCTCGGGGATCGGATCGGGACGGAGGCGCCGGATGGCCCGCTGCGTCGTCACGACCTCGAAGAAGTCCATGGTCTCCTCCCCAATATCGCCCGTCCGACGTAGACTCCCTGCACGCACCCCCGGATTCTGGAAAGGGGAGGGCGGCGGCGGCGCGGCGGGGCGCCTCACCGGTCCAGGAAGCCCTTGCCGGCCTCGCCGAGGCGGACCAGGAGAGGGGCCGGCGTCCAGAAGGGGTCGCCGGTGCGCCGGCCGTATTCCCGGAGGCGGTCGTGGATCGCCGGCAGGCCGACCTGGTCTGCCCAGAACATGGGGCCGCCGCGATAGACCGGCCAGCCATAGCCGTACACCCAGATGACGTCGATGTCGCTCGCGCGGATCGCGATGCCCTCCTCCAGGATCTTGGCCCCCTCGTTGACCATCGGATAGAGGAGCCGCTCCAGGATCTCCGTCTCGGCGATCGATCGCCGCTGGATCCCCTGCGCCTTGGCGACCTCGGTGATGATGCGCTCGACCTCGGGATCGGGCATGGGCGTCCGGTCGCCCTTCTCGTAGCGATAGTACCCCGCGCCCGTCTTCTGGCCGAAGCGCCCTAGCTCGCAGATCCGGTCCGCGACCGCGGACGTCACCCCGCGGCCCTTGCGGATCCGCCAGCCGACGTCGAGGCCGGCCAGGTCGCTCATGGCGAACGGACCCATCGGGAAGCCGAAATCGGTGAGGACCTTGTCTACCTGGTGCGGCGGCGCGCCTTCCAGGATGAGCTGCTCGGCCTGCTGGCCGCGCTGGTGCAGCATCCGGTTGCCGACAAACCCGTAGCACACGCCCACCAGCACGGGCACCTTGCCGATCCGGCGGCCGGCCGCCATGGCGGTGGCGATGGTGGGCTTGTCCGTCTTCGCGCCCCGCACGTTCTCCAGGAGCCGCATGACGTTGGCCGGACTGAAGAAGTGGGTGCCGATCACGCTGGCCGGCCGCTTCGTGGCGGTGGCGATCTCATTGACGTCCAGCGTGGAAGTGTTCGTGGCCAGCACGGCGCCCGGCTTGGCAATGGCGTCGAGCTTGGCGAAGACCTCCTTCTTGATGGGCATCTCTTCGAAGACAGCCTCGATGATGATGTCGGCGTCGGCCACCGCCCCGAAGTCGGTGGTGCCGCGAAGGAGGCCCATGCGCTGCTCGACGTCCGCGCGAGTGAGTCGGCCCTTGGCCGCCGTCGCCTCGTAGTTCTTGCGGACGATGCCGAGCCCGCGGTCCAGGGCCTCCTGGCTGACCTCGACGACGGTGACCGGGATGCCGGCGTTCGCGAAGTTCATGGCGATGCCGCCGCCCATGGTCCCCGCGCCGATGACCGCCGCCTTCCGGATCTCCTTGACGGGGGTATCGGCCGGCACGTCGGGGATCTTGGCCGCCTCGCGCTCGGCGAAGAAGAAGTAGCGCTGAGCCTTGGACTCCGGCGAGGTCAGGCACTCGATGAACAGCTCGCGCTCGCGGGCGATCCCCGCCTCGAACGGCAACGTGACGGCCGCCTCCAGCGCCTGAATGCACGCCTCGGGGGCCTTGAGCCCGCGCGTCTGCCGGGCGACCGATTTCCGAAACTCGCTGAAGAGCTGGGGCTTCCCCCGGGCGGCCGCGACCTTGTCGTTCATGTCGCGCACGCGGCGGAGCGGGCGGCCCTCGGCCACCACCCGTTCGGCAAAGGCCACCGCAGCGGTGGTCAGATCGCCGTCCGCCAGCTCGTCGAGGAGGCCGAGGCGGTGCGCCTCATCGGCGCCGATCGGATCGCCGCCGACGATCATCTGGAGCGCCGTCTCCACGCCGACCAGCCGCGGCAGCCGCTGGGTGCCGCCGGCCCCGGGGATGATGCCGAGCTTCACCTCGGGCTGGCCGAGGCGGGCGCTCCGGACGCCGATCCGCCAGTGGCAGGCCATGGTCGTCTCGAGGCCGCCGCCGAGCGCGGTGCCATGGATGGCGGCCACCACGGGCTTGGGACTTGACTCCATGAGGTCCAGGACCTCCCAGAGGACCGGCTCCTGGGGCGGCTTGCCGAACTCCGTGATGTCGGCGCCGGCGATGAACGTCCGCCCGGCACACGCGATGACGACGGCGACCACCCCGGGATCGGCGATGGCCTGGCGCAGCCCGTCACGGAGCCCCTGACGGACGTGCTGACTGAGGGCATTGACGGGCGGGTTGTCGACGGTGAGGACGGCGACGGCCCCGCGGCGCTCGAGGCTGACGGAGCGAGTAATGGCAGTCATGGTCTGGAGTCCTCCGAGAGTTGGAGTCCGAAGCTCGGGTCAGGGTGAGGCCCAGAACTCGCGCGAGGCCAGCCGGGCGCCTTCGGCCAGGCTGGCCAGCTTGGCCCAGACGACGCCCGGATCCACCGCGGCCTGACCCACCCAGGTGCCGTAGCCACAGTCGGTACCGGCCACGACGTTCTCGCGGCCCACCAGCCGGGCATACCGGCCGATCCGCTGCGCCACCAGCTCGGGGTGCTCGATGTAGTTGGTCTTCGACTCGAGCACGCCGGGGATGAGGAGCTTGCCCTCCGGCAGCCGCACGCGCTCGAACACTCGCCACTCGTGCGCGTGGCGCGGGTTGGCGGCCTCGAAGGAGATGCCGCTCGGCCGGGCCGCCAGGACGACATCGATGATGTCCTGAAGGGGCACGTCGTAGTGGTGGGGTCCTTCGTAATTGCCCCAGCACACGTGCATGCGGATCCGGTCGGCCGGGATGTTCGCCAGCGCATGGTCGAGGGCCTCCACGTGCAGGCGCGCCATCTTGCGGAACTCCTCCAGGCTCAGCCCCGCGAACTGGATGTGCCGGCCCATCGCCAGGTCCGGGCAGTCCACCTGCAGCAGGAAGCCCGCCCGGACCACGGCCTCGTACTCGGGTCGCATCGCCTCGGCGATGGCGGAGAGGTACGCCTCGTGGCTCGGGTAGTGGTCGTTGCGGAAGAAGAGGGAGATGACGCCCGGCGAGGCCGCCGTCAGGAAGGCTTCCTCGACCGGGACCGACTCGAGCGCGGCCTTCAGATTCTCGGCGTCGGTCAGCGCCGCTTGGGCGTCGCGCACCCCGACGGGGCCGGTGCAGGCCGGGGTCCGCCGCCGGGCTCGGCCCGGGTCGCCGAACACCCGTTTGGCCAGCTCCGGGAAGTCCACCAGGTCCCGATACTGGAGCGCCTGGCTCGTGCCTCCGAACCCGGCCAAGCGGTCCTTGACGTAGGTGGCATAGCTCGGCTTGCTGAGCTCGCCGTCGTTGACGATGTCCAGGCCGGCCTCGCCCTGGCGGCGGACGACCTCGGCGACGGCCGAGCGGATGCGGATCGCCAGCGCCGCGCGGTCGACCGGCACGCCCTCCTCTTTGGCGAACATCATCCGGACCAGGTCGTCGGGACGCGGCAGGCTGCCGGTGTGGGTGGTGAGGAAGCGGGCGGTGCTGCGTCTCATCCCTCAAGCTCGAAGAACGTGAAGGGCGAAATCCAGGTGGCGACGGATCAGGTGAAAATCCGCCCCGTTATAGGTGAACAAGGTGGCGCCGATGCGGCGGGCGCAGAGAGCGATCAGGATGTCGTTGAGTAGGGCGGGCAGCTTTGACCGC
It encodes:
- a CDS encoding nitroreductase family protein, producing the protein MDFFEVVTTQRAIRRLRPDPIPEAVLRQILEAAICAPTGGNRQGWGFLVIRDPALRARLGELYREAWGELMKVPYYRDAATAPPDSAAGKMLASARHLSEHLGEAPVLILACIGADGVKPTLTTGASIYPAVQNILLAARALGLGSCLTTIHKFRDPQVKALLGIPADVETAALIPLGSPVGKFGRPPRRPVREVAFADRWGQAFGGARGADPPTR
- a CDS encoding cobalamin-independent methionine synthase II family protein — protein: MRRSTARFLTTHTGSLPRPDDLVRMMFAKEEGVPVDRAALAIRIRSAVAEVVRRQGEAGLDIVNDGELSKPSYATYVKDRLAGFGGTSQALQYRDLVDFPELAKRVFGDPGRARRRTPACTGPVGVRDAQAALTDAENLKAALESVPVEEAFLTAASPGVISLFFRNDHYPSHEAYLSAIAEAMRPEYEAVVRAGFLLQVDCPDLAMGRHIQFAGLSLEEFRKMARLHVEALDHALANIPADRIRMHVCWGNYEGPHHYDVPLQDIIDVVLAARPSGISFEAANPRHAHEWRVFERVRLPEGKLLIPGVLESKTNYIEHPELVAQRIGRYARLVGRENVVAGTDCGYGTWVGQAAVDPGVVWAKLASLAEGARLASREFWASP
- a CDS encoding 3-hydroxyacyl-CoA dehydrogenase NAD-binding domain-containing protein encodes the protein MTAITRSVSLERRGAVAVLTVDNPPVNALSQHVRQGLRDGLRQAIADPGVVAVVIACAGRTFIAGADITEFGKPPQEPVLWEVLDLMESSPKPVVAAIHGTALGGGLETTMACHWRIGVRSARLGQPEVKLGIIPGAGGTQRLPRLVGVETALQMIVGGDPIGADEAHRLGLLDELADGDLTTAAVAFAERVVAEGRPLRRVRDMNDKVAAARGKPQLFSEFRKSVARQTRGLKAPEACIQALEAAVTLPFEAGIARERELFIECLTSPESKAQRYFFFAEREAAKIPDVPADTPVKEIRKAAVIGAGTMGGGIAMNFANAGIPVTVVEVSQEALDRGLGIVRKNYEATAAKGRLTRADVEQRMGLLRGTTDFGAVADADIIIEAVFEEMPIKKEVFAKLDAIAKPGAVLATNTSTLDVNEIATATKRPASVIGTHFFSPANVMRLLENVRGAKTDKPTIATAMAAGRRIGKVPVLVGVCYGFVGNRMLHQRGQQAEQLILEGAPPHQVDKVLTDFGFPMGPFAMSDLAGLDVGWRIRKGRGVTSAVADRICELGRFGQKTGAGYYRYEKGDRTPMPDPEVERIITEVAKAQGIQRRSIAETEILERLLYPMVNEGAKILEEGIAIRASDIDVIWVYGYGWPVYRGGPMFWADQVGLPAIHDRLREYGRRTGDPFWTPAPLLVRLGEAGKGFLDR